A genome region from Sphaerisporangium krabiense includes the following:
- a CDS encoding bifunctional acetate--CoA ligase family protein/GNAT family N-acetyltransferase, producing MVVRYPAHWEADVVLADGGTAHLRPIRPEDADILRAFYSRLSDQSIYFRFFGPHPRLSDREVAWFTTVDYVDRVALIATIGTEMVAVVRFDRMPDPGSAEVAFLVEDAHQGRGVASVLMEHLRAAARERGIERFVADVLPNNARMMAFFRQAGYTAQSHFEDGVVRMTLDLAATETSREVTMAREHRAEARSIERLLSPASVVVVGAGREAGGVGQTVLRNLLAADFNGPVYPVHREVRAVAGVRAYKNVSAIDGDVDLAVVAVPADAVLDVVEECARKGVKGLVVVSSGFGETGPEGRARQDELVRIARAYGLRVVGPNCLGIANTDPKVRLNATLAARLPGRGRVGFFSQSGALGTALLQRVAQRGMGISTFVSAGNRADVSGNDLLQYWQEDPATDVVLLYLESLGNPRKFARLARRTARRKPVVVVKSGGITRGVPVGHAAPVLGLPDPAVSALFEQAGVIRVDDLAQLFDVAQLLAYQPLPKGPRVGVVSNSDALALLAVDACVAAGLEPCPPANLGARAGAAEYREALAAMDGRVDAVVAIYMPPIPGNAAEVAAELVRAAEESGRPVLATFEGRMGMPPELRVPGEGGDPGKGSIPSYPAAEEAVRALAHVVRYAAWRKRPHGTPPRLDGVDTDGAREAVEETLAGTGPGEVDAAGLLARYGVRVWPAEPVRSPEEAVAAAERLGWPVVVRSADPDVAHRAGTVRLGLTDPDGVRHAYEDLTARLGRRVTLSVQRMAPQPAVPTVVRVVDDPHVGAVVSFGLGEITARLLGDEAFRMAPLTAEDAAALVRSVRTAPLLFGGYGYPPVAVGALEDLLARVGRLADELPQVARLDLDPVLVGEDGVSVLGARAILRDPVGPRPDRGPRRLR from the coding sequence GTGGTAGTTCGTTATCCGGCGCACTGGGAGGCCGACGTCGTCCTGGCCGACGGCGGGACGGCGCATCTGCGGCCGATCCGGCCCGAGGACGCCGACATCCTCCGGGCGTTCTACTCCCGGCTGTCCGACCAGTCCATCTACTTCCGCTTCTTCGGCCCTCACCCGCGCCTGTCGGACCGTGAGGTCGCCTGGTTCACCACCGTGGACTACGTGGACCGGGTGGCGCTGATCGCCACGATCGGCACGGAGATGGTGGCCGTCGTCCGATTCGACCGCATGCCGGACCCGGGCAGCGCCGAGGTCGCGTTCCTCGTCGAGGACGCCCACCAGGGCAGGGGCGTGGCCTCGGTGCTCATGGAGCACCTGCGCGCGGCGGCCAGGGAGCGCGGCATCGAGCGGTTCGTCGCGGACGTCCTGCCGAACAACGCCCGCATGATGGCGTTCTTCCGCCAGGCCGGCTACACCGCCCAGAGCCATTTCGAGGACGGCGTCGTCCGCATGACCCTGGACCTGGCCGCCACGGAGACCTCCCGCGAGGTCACGATGGCGCGCGAGCACCGCGCCGAGGCCCGCTCGATCGAGCGGCTGCTCAGCCCGGCCTCGGTGGTGGTCGTGGGCGCGGGCCGCGAGGCGGGCGGCGTCGGCCAGACCGTGCTGCGCAACCTCCTCGCGGCCGACTTCAACGGCCCGGTGTACCCCGTCCACCGCGAGGTGCGCGCGGTGGCGGGCGTCCGCGCGTACAAGAACGTGTCGGCGATCGACGGGGACGTCGACCTGGCCGTGGTCGCCGTGCCCGCGGACGCCGTCCTGGACGTGGTCGAGGAGTGCGCGCGGAAAGGCGTGAAGGGCCTGGTCGTCGTCTCCTCCGGCTTCGGCGAGACCGGGCCGGAGGGGCGCGCCCGGCAGGACGAGCTGGTGCGGATCGCCCGGGCCTACGGCCTTCGCGTGGTGGGCCCGAACTGCCTGGGCATCGCCAACACCGACCCGAAGGTCCGCCTGAACGCCACCCTGGCCGCCCGGCTGCCCGGGAGGGGCCGCGTGGGGTTCTTCAGCCAGTCCGGTGCCCTCGGCACCGCGCTGCTGCAGCGCGTCGCCCAGCGTGGCATGGGCATCTCGACGTTCGTCTCGGCGGGGAACCGCGCGGACGTGTCCGGCAACGACCTGCTGCAGTACTGGCAGGAGGACCCGGCCACCGACGTCGTCCTCCTCTACCTGGAGTCGCTCGGCAACCCGCGCAAGTTCGCCCGCCTGGCCCGGCGCACCGCGCGCAGGAAGCCGGTGGTGGTCGTCAAGAGCGGCGGGATCACCCGGGGCGTCCCGGTGGGCCACGCCGCGCCGGTGCTCGGGCTGCCGGACCCGGCGGTCAGCGCGCTGTTCGAGCAGGCGGGCGTGATCCGCGTGGACGACCTGGCCCAGCTGTTCGACGTGGCGCAGCTTCTGGCGTACCAGCCGCTGCCCAAGGGGCCGCGGGTCGGCGTGGTGAGCAACTCCGACGCGCTGGCGCTGCTGGCCGTGGACGCCTGCGTGGCGGCCGGGCTGGAGCCGTGCCCGCCCGCCAACCTCGGGGCGCGGGCGGGCGCGGCGGAGTACCGCGAGGCGCTCGCCGCCATGGACGGCCGGGTGGACGCGGTCGTGGCGATCTACATGCCGCCGATCCCGGGCAACGCGGCCGAGGTCGCCGCCGAGCTGGTCCGGGCGGCGGAGGAGTCGGGCAGGCCGGTGCTCGCCACCTTCGAGGGCCGCATGGGCATGCCGCCCGAGCTGCGCGTCCCGGGCGAGGGCGGCGACCCGGGCAAGGGGTCCATCCCCTCCTATCCCGCCGCGGAGGAGGCCGTACGGGCCCTGGCGCACGTGGTGCGGTACGCCGCTTGGAGGAAGCGCCCGCACGGCACCCCGCCGCGTCTGGACGGCGTGGACACCGACGGCGCGCGGGAGGCCGTGGAGGAGACCCTGGCAGGGACGGGTCCGGGAGAGGTCGACGCGGCCGGCCTGCTCGCCCGGTACGGCGTGCGGGTCTGGCCGGCCGAGCCGGTGCGCTCGCCCGAGGAGGCGGTGGCGGCGGCCGAGCGGCTCGGCTGGCCGGTGGTCGTGCGCTCCGCCGACCCGGACGTGGCGCACCGGGCGGGCACGGTGCGGCTCGGCCTGACCGACCCGGACGGCGTGCGGCACGCCTACGAGGACCTGACGGCGCGGCTCGGGCGGCGGGTGACGCTGTCGGTCCAGCGGATGGCCCCGCAACCGGCCGTGCCCACCGTGGTCCGGGTGGTGGACGACCCCCACGTCGGGGCGGTGGTGTCGTTCGGGCTCGGCGAGATCACGGCCAGGCTCCTCGGTGACGAGGCGTTCCGCATGGCGCCCCTCACGGCGGAGGACGCGGCCGCGCTGGTGCGGTCGGTGCGCACGGCGCCGCTGCTGTTCGGCGGGTACGGTTACCCGCCCGTCGCGGTCGGGGCGCTGGAGGACCTGCTGGCGCGGGTCGGCAGGCTGGCCGACGAACTGCCTCAGGTGGCACGGCTGGACCTGGACCCGGTCCTGGTGGGGGAGGACGGCGTCAGCGTGCTCGGCGCTCGCGCGATCCTGCGCGACCCGGTCGGGCCGCGTCCGGACCGGGGGCCGCGCCGGCTCCGGTGA
- a CDS encoding CHAT domain-containing protein: MAGGARALVAAAERAVVLSGVDPRRARERAEALLSEVRARGVAEAVSVAHRALALAAREFGELTVAADHLTRAITAARDLPGRAAQARLSLVTIRADLGDPEGALRVADLAAGDLTGLDRHRLGVQRAVALVRLGRCAEAVAHCDLAVEGLTGSGDARFLAGALVNRGIAHTYLGRYDEAARDLSACAALARRAGLDHLATLAQANLPFAAARRGDIPAAFAGYEAAERALAGYPERLAVMRADLAEALLAAHLPGEARALLALAVPELAAAEARGSLAESRLLLAELELLVGDPHQARTGAELAARELAAQGRRAWLPLAGEVVLRARLAVEAPDGRLLDELRRLAARLAAEGWPGPAAGLRLTAAELALELGDTAAAEAELGSIIADASAGRAHRLVRQHAIALRRAHQGDRAGAVTALREGLADVTAAGEHLADPGVRAHAMRAGERLAEFGLSLAFADGRPETVLGWAEHCRALAHPTPSPQPTKTDETPSTPTEASEGAAPRTNTPPKQAAAEETARRDTAGREWTVEELGVVLGNVALVEFVRHGDRLAAVVVTAGRRVLRSLGSYTAAAEATIRVRYGLRRAGLRDTRAHDPAGVTAEAASLAARLVGPLAEDIGDRPVVIVPTGALHTLPWPVLPPLRGRALCVASSARAWQAADTRRPGPHRRVAGVAGPGLRHAEAEAAMVVRAHQRAGHEAMRVPATAGAVLEALERAEIFHVAAHGTFRARGPLLSDITLDDGPLMAYDLLRLPRTPWLVVLSACDAGMAHAPVDGAPLGLAGAFLDRGTACVIAGLVPVRDEDALTLMTAFHALLTSGHAPAEALATATEKTGVHGFACFGSLGRPLP; the protein is encoded by the coding sequence GTGGCAGGTGGCGCGAGGGCTCTCGTGGCGGCGGCCGAGCGGGCCGTGGTGTTGTCCGGGGTCGATCCACGGCGGGCCCGGGAGCGGGCGGAAGCCCTGCTGAGCGAGGTGCGGGCGCGCGGCGTCGCCGAGGCCGTGTCCGTCGCGCACCGGGCCCTGGCGCTGGCCGCCCGCGAGTTCGGCGAGCTGACCGTCGCGGCCGACCACCTCACGCGGGCCATCACGGCGGCCCGCGACCTGCCCGGGCGCGCGGCACAGGCCCGGCTGTCCCTGGTGACCATCCGGGCCGACCTGGGCGACCCCGAGGGCGCGCTGCGCGTCGCCGACCTCGCCGCGGGCGACCTGACCGGCCTGGACCGGCACCGGCTCGGCGTGCAGCGCGCGGTGGCGCTCGTCCGCCTGGGACGGTGCGCCGAGGCCGTGGCCCACTGCGACCTTGCCGTCGAGGGGCTGACCGGATCCGGGGACGCCCGCTTCCTCGCCGGCGCCCTGGTGAACCGCGGCATCGCCCACACCTACCTCGGACGGTACGACGAAGCGGCCCGGGACCTGTCGGCGTGCGCGGCTCTCGCCCGGCGGGCCGGGTTGGACCATCTGGCCACCCTCGCGCAGGCCAACCTGCCGTTCGCCGCCGCTCGGCGCGGGGACATCCCGGCCGCCTTCGCCGGGTACGAGGCCGCCGAACGGGCCCTGGCGGGCTATCCCGAGCGCCTGGCCGTGATGCGCGCCGACCTCGCCGAGGCGCTGCTGGCCGCGCACCTGCCCGGGGAGGCCCGTGCCCTGCTCGCCCTGGCCGTTCCGGAGCTCGCGGCGGCGGAGGCCAGGGGTTCGCTGGCCGAGTCCCGCCTTCTGCTCGCCGAGCTCGAGCTGCTCGTCGGCGACCCGCACCAGGCCAGGACCGGCGCGGAACTGGCCGCGCGGGAGCTCGCCGCGCAGGGTCGCCGCGCCTGGCTTCCGTTGGCGGGCGAGGTCGTCCTGCGCGCCCGGCTCGCCGTCGAGGCACCGGACGGCCGGCTGCTGGACGAGCTGCGGCGGCTCGCCGCCCGCTTGGCCGCCGAGGGCTGGCCGGGCCCGGCGGCGGGGCTGCGGCTCACCGCCGCCGAGCTCGCGCTGGAGCTGGGTGACACGGCCGCCGCCGAGGCCGAGCTGGGGTCGATCATCGCGGACGCGTCCGCCGGACGCGCGCACCGCCTCGTCCGGCAGCACGCCATCGCCCTGCGGCGCGCCCACCAGGGGGACCGCGCCGGGGCCGTGACCGCGCTGCGCGAGGGCCTGGCGGACGTCACCGCCGCCGGCGAACACCTCGCCGATCCTGGGGTACGCGCGCACGCCATGCGGGCGGGCGAGCGGCTCGCCGAGTTCGGCCTGTCACTGGCCTTCGCCGACGGCCGCCCGGAAACAGTCCTCGGCTGGGCCGAACACTGCCGCGCCCTGGCCCACCCCACCCCGTCCCCCCAGCCCACGAAAACAGACGAAACACCCTCAACCCCAACAGAAGCATCCGAGGGGGCGGCACCGCGCACGAACACGCCGCCCAAGCAGGCGGCAGCCGAGGAGACGGCGCGCAGGGACACAGCGGGCCGGGAATGGACTGTCGAAGAGTTGGGGGTGGTGTTGGGGAACGTGGCGTTGGTGGAGTTCGTGCGGCATGGGGATCGGCTCGCGGCGGTCGTGGTCACGGCGGGGCGGCGCGTGCTGCGGTCGCTGGGCTCGTACACGGCCGCGGCCGAGGCCACGATCCGGGTGCGGTACGGCCTGCGGCGCGCGGGGCTGCGGGATACGCGCGCCCATGACCCGGCGGGCGTGACGGCGGAGGCCGCGTCGCTGGCCGCCCGGCTCGTCGGGCCGCTGGCGGAGGACATCGGGGACCGTCCGGTGGTGATCGTGCCGACCGGAGCGCTGCACACGCTGCCGTGGCCGGTGCTGCCGCCGCTGCGGGGCCGCGCGCTGTGCGTGGCGTCGAGCGCGCGGGCCTGGCAGGCCGCGGACACCCGCCGACCGGGCCCGCACCGGCGCGTCGCCGGGGTGGCCGGTCCCGGCCTGCGGCACGCGGAAGCCGAGGCGGCGATGGTCGTGCGCGCTCACCAGCGAGCCGGGCACGAGGCCATGCGGGTCCCGGCCACCGCCGGGGCGGTGCTCGAGGCGCTAGAGCGGGCGGAGATCTTCCACGTGGCCGCGCACGGGACCTTCCGCGCCCGCGGCCCGCTGCTCTCGGACATCACGCTGGACGACGGCCCGTTGATGGCCTACGACCTGCTACGGCTGCCGCGCACGCCGTGGCTGGTCGTGCTGTCCGCCTGCGACGCCGGGATGGCCCACGCGCCCGTGGACGGCGCGCCGCTCGGCCTCGCCGGGGCGTTCCTCGACCGCGGAACGGCATGCGTGATCGCCGGTCTCGTGCCCGTCCGCGACGAGGACGCCCTGACGCTGATGACGGCCTTCCACGCCCTGCTGACCAGCGGCCACGCCCCCGCCGAGGCGCTGGCCACGGCGACGGAGAAGACCGGTGTCCACGGTTTCGCCTGCTTCGGCTCCCTCGGCCGCCCGCTCCCCTGA
- a CDS encoding DinB family protein, translated as MTTERPTPPLIAGEREMLRGYLDFHRATLAMKCDGLSDEDLRRRSVPSSTLTLLGLVRHMAEVERVWFRRVINAEDVPRVWSADGDFQAAFDAAGATRAEAFAAWQAEVGHARRIEESAESLDVTGYFARWDEEVSLRMVMLHLIHEYARHNGHADLLREAIDGTVGA; from the coding sequence ATGACCACCGAACGTCCCACCCCGCCCCTGATCGCGGGCGAGCGCGAGATGCTCCGGGGGTACCTGGACTTCCACCGCGCGACGCTCGCCATGAAGTGCGATGGCCTGTCCGACGAGGACCTGCGCCGCCGGTCGGTGCCTTCCTCGACGCTGACGCTGCTCGGCCTGGTCCGTCACATGGCCGAGGTCGAGCGCGTCTGGTTCCGCCGGGTGATCAACGCGGAGGACGTTCCGCGGGTATGGTCGGCCGACGGCGACTTCCAGGCGGCCTTCGACGCGGCCGGCGCCACGCGGGCCGAGGCGTTCGCGGCCTGGCAGGCGGAGGTCGGGCACGCCCGCCGCATCGAGGAGAGCGCCGAGTCCCTCGACGTGACCGGCTACTTCGCGCGGTGGGACGAGGAGGTGTCGCTCCGCATGGTCATGCTCCACCTGATCCACGAGTACGCCCGCCACAACGGCCACGCCGACCTCCTCCGCGAGGCCATCGACGGCACCGTGGGTGCCTGA
- a CDS encoding S8 family peptidase, protein MDVQSVEHTPGRSALIRPGVLLSRSPTAAARWTQSVEYHDGVFVLRLEPGTDPCELAATLTRRGHEVSPNHVVTGQPLFFGGPTGAPRPAPAPAHEPGEPSQVTVGLLDTGLAPHPWFQGHDWFPGQPAEVLDADGDGRLDRQAGHGTFVAGLLLGRAPGVRLRVARVLDSDGVGDEAGVLRALGRLRGTRVDVLLLSFGCFTYDDRPSPLLERALGRFTGTVIVACAGNTASSRPFWPAALRRVIAVAALDAAEARRAPFSAHGPWVDACARGEDLTSSFVDFDPFSSYASWSGTSFSAALVAGAIAAAARHMPPAQAAAHVLDPRRGRRFPDLGVFVPTDR, encoded by the coding sequence ATGGATGTGCAGTCCGTAGAGCACACACCCGGGCGAAGCGCCCTGATCCGCCCCGGAGTCCTCCTGAGCCGCTCCCCCACGGCCGCGGCGCGCTGGACGCAAAGTGTCGAATATCACGACGGCGTCTTCGTGCTGCGCCTGGAGCCGGGCACGGACCCGTGCGAGCTCGCCGCCACGCTCACGCGGCGCGGCCACGAGGTCTCCCCCAACCACGTCGTGACCGGGCAGCCCCTGTTCTTCGGCGGGCCCACCGGCGCGCCCCGTCCCGCCCCGGCCCCCGCCCATGAGCCCGGGGAGCCGTCCCAGGTCACGGTCGGCCTGCTGGACACCGGCCTGGCCCCGCACCCGTGGTTCCAGGGGCACGACTGGTTCCCAGGCCAGCCCGCGGAGGTCCTGGACGCCGACGGCGACGGCCGCCTGGACCGCCAGGCCGGTCACGGCACGTTCGTCGCCGGGCTGCTGCTCGGGCGGGCTCCGGGCGTACGGCTGCGCGTGGCACGCGTGCTCGACAGCGACGGCGTCGGCGACGAGGCGGGGGTGCTGCGGGCGCTCGGACGGCTGCGCGGGACGCGCGTGGACGTCCTGCTGCTGTCCTTCGGCTGCTTCACCTACGACGACCGGCCCTCCCCGCTGCTGGAACGCGCGCTCGGCCGGTTCACCGGCACCGTGATCGTGGCCTGCGCGGGGAACACGGCGTCCTCCCGGCCGTTCTGGCCCGCCGCCCTGCGCCGGGTCATCGCCGTGGCCGCCCTCGACGCCGCCGAGGCCCGGCGGGCCCCCTTCTCCGCGCACGGCCCCTGGGTGGACGCCTGCGCGCGCGGCGAAGACCTGACCAGCAGCTTCGTCGACTTCGACCCGTTCAGCAGCTACGCGAGCTGGAGCGGCACGTCGTTCTCCGCCGCGCTCGTCGCCGGGGCCATCGCCGCCGCCGCGCGCCACATGCCGCCCGCCCAGGCCGCCGCGCACGTCCTCGACCCGCGGCGCGGCCGGCGATTCCCCGATCTCGGGGTGTTCGTCCCCACGGATCGCTAA
- a CDS encoding carbohydrate kinase family protein: MTRVVVVGDLMTDAVARARYPLARASDTPAVVTMHGGGSGANIASWLAVEGAEVAFVGRRGADITGRNRDMELMGYGVDARLVMDPERPTGTCVVLVTHKGERTLLSDPGANAALSPEDLPRDLFSQGGHLHLSGYTLLNEGSREAGLAALDNARRAGMSISVDCASAAPLERTGAEPFLEWTHAGAKLLFANEAQAKVLTGRDDAAAAAKVLTAWFPQVVIKLGAEGSLWYTNNRAEPVRAPAEHVERVVDGTGAGDAFAAGFLQPWLEGKQAADALAAGNALAAKAISNLGARPRL; encoded by the coding sequence ATGACGCGGGTTGTCGTGGTGGGCGATCTGATGACCGACGCGGTCGCACGTGCCCGCTACCCTCTCGCCCGGGCGAGCGACACTCCGGCCGTGGTCACCATGCACGGTGGCGGTTCTGGGGCCAACATCGCGTCCTGGCTCGCCGTCGAGGGCGCCGAGGTCGCCTTCGTGGGCCGCAGGGGCGCCGACATCACGGGCCGCAACCGCGACATGGAGCTGATGGGCTACGGCGTCGACGCCCGCCTCGTCATGGATCCTGAGCGGCCGACCGGCACGTGCGTCGTGCTGGTCACGCACAAGGGCGAGCGCACGCTGCTGTCCGACCCCGGCGCCAACGCCGCCCTCTCGCCCGAGGACCTTCCGCGCGACCTGTTCTCGCAGGGCGGTCACCTTCACCTCTCCGGCTACACGCTGCTGAACGAGGGCTCGCGCGAGGCCGGGCTGGCTGCGCTGGACAACGCCCGCCGGGCGGGCATGTCGATCTCGGTCGACTGCGCCTCGGCCGCGCCGCTGGAGCGCACGGGCGCCGAGCCCTTCCTCGAGTGGACGCACGCCGGCGCCAAGCTGCTGTTCGCCAACGAGGCCCAGGCCAAGGTGCTCACCGGCCGGGACGACGCCGCCGCCGCGGCCAAGGTGCTGACCGCGTGGTTCCCGCAGGTCGTGATCAAGCTCGGTGCCGAGGGTTCCCTCTGGTACACCAACAACCGCGCCGAGCCCGTCCGCGCCCCGGCCGAGCACGTCGAGCGCGTGGTCGACGGCACGGGCGCGGGCGACGCGTTCGCCGCGGGCTTCCTCCAGCCCTGGCTGGAAGGCAAGCAGGCCGCCGACGCCCTGGCCGCCGGCAACGCCCTCGCCGCCAAGGCCATCTCCAACCTGGGCGCCCGCCCCCGCCTCTGA
- a CDS encoding RNA polymerase sigma factor → MSHDLDLLDETAWRGLVDRFGFRMWAVARACGLDTTDAADAVQAAWLRLVEKLDTIRDPERIGAWLVTTTRHEAGRIRRKRAGHQLTGLVPDVPATDGDPVARMLSDDDGRRLWAAIGTLGEPCRTLLRLIVTVPEVTYAQLARRMEMPIGSVGPTRLRCLRRVRALLGEDGR, encoded by the coding sequence ATGTCTCACGACCTCGATCTCCTCGACGAGACCGCCTGGCGCGGCCTCGTCGACCGCTTCGGGTTCCGCATGTGGGCCGTCGCCCGCGCCTGCGGCCTGGACACGACCGACGCCGCCGACGCCGTCCAGGCGGCCTGGCTGCGCCTGGTGGAGAAGCTGGACACGATCCGCGATCCCGAACGCATCGGCGCCTGGCTCGTCACCACCACCCGGCACGAGGCCGGGCGCATCCGCCGCAAACGGGCGGGGCACCAGCTCACCGGCCTGGTCCCCGACGTCCCCGCCACCGACGGCGACCCGGTGGCGCGCATGCTCAGCGACGACGACGGGCGCCGGCTCTGGGCCGCGATCGGCACGCTCGGCGAACCGTGCCGCACGTTGCTCCGCCTGATCGTCACCGTCCCCGAGGTCACCTACGCCCAGTTGGCGCGCCGCATGGAGATGCCCATCGGCAGCGTCGGCCCCACCCGCCTCCGCTGCCTGAGACGCGTCCGCGCCCTCCTGGGCGAGGACGGCCGCTGA
- a CDS encoding sulfurtransferase translates to MSPLVGPQDLGEAVILDVRWRLVGPPGAESYREGHIPGAVFCDLDRDLAATPGAGGRHPLPEADAFQDAMRRLGVSGSRPVVVYDDADATAAARAWWTLRYFGHPDVRVLDGGYRRWVAEGFPISAEEPAPAPGDFTARPGGMPVLDAARAGALAKEGVLLDARAAERYRGEVEPVDPVAGHIPGAISAPTSENVDPSTGRLHPPEFLRERFISLGAVPEVPVGAYCGSGVTAAHEVLALAVAGVPAALYVGSWSDWITDPTRPVATG, encoded by the coding sequence ATGAGTCCGCTCGTAGGTCCCCAGGACCTCGGAGAGGCCGTCATCCTGGACGTGCGCTGGCGGCTCGTGGGCCCGCCGGGGGCGGAGTCCTACCGCGAAGGCCACATTCCCGGCGCGGTGTTCTGTGATCTCGACCGCGACCTCGCCGCCACTCCCGGCGCCGGCGGCCGGCACCCGCTGCCCGAGGCGGACGCCTTCCAGGACGCCATGCGCCGCCTCGGCGTGTCCGGCTCGCGGCCGGTCGTCGTGTACGACGACGCCGACGCCACCGCCGCGGCGCGCGCCTGGTGGACGCTGCGCTACTTCGGGCACCCGGACGTCCGCGTGCTCGACGGCGGCTACCGCCGGTGGGTCGCGGAAGGCTTCCCCATCAGCGCCGAGGAGCCCGCGCCCGCCCCCGGCGACTTCACCGCGCGTCCCGGCGGCATGCCCGTCCTGGACGCCGCGCGGGCCGGCGCCCTCGCCAAGGAGGGCGTGCTGCTCGACGCCCGCGCCGCGGAGCGCTACCGCGGCGAGGTGGAGCCCGTGGACCCGGTGGCCGGGCACATCCCCGGCGCGATCAGCGCCCCCACCTCCGAGAACGTCGACCCCTCCACCGGCCGCCTCCACCCGCCCGAGTTCCTCAGAGAGCGCTTCATCTCCCTCGGCGCCGTGCCCGAGGTCCCCGTGGGCGCCTACTGCGGCTCCGGCGTCACCGCCGCACACGAGGTCCTGGCCCTGGCGGTCGCCGGCGTCCCCGCCGCCCTCTACGTCGGCTCATGGTCCGACTGGATCACCGACCCCACCCGCCCGGTGGCGACCGGCTGA
- a CDS encoding DUF5998 family protein: protein MRETRVSAAGLREAIERSGYYPDLVADAAESALGKEAVTAFVVHHEATFDPAMEVRRHVTVVILSPTRLLVCHTDEHPPADGMPTSHASTTTEAVRLSRVQSVAVTRVVPDPASYVPGVPPSEVTLTIGWGAISHVDLEPATCGDENCEADHGYTGAITADDLSLRVSEAADGPEAVTNVLAFAKALSEATARFAS from the coding sequence ATGAGGGAAACCCGAGTCTCGGCCGCTGGTCTGCGCGAGGCCATCGAACGCAGCGGCTACTACCCCGACCTCGTGGCCGACGCGGCCGAATCCGCGCTGGGCAAGGAGGCGGTGACGGCGTTCGTCGTCCACCACGAGGCAACCTTCGACCCGGCGATGGAAGTCCGCCGGCATGTCACCGTGGTGATCCTCTCGCCCACCCGGCTCCTGGTCTGCCACACCGACGAGCATCCGCCCGCCGACGGTATGCCCACCTCACACGCCTCCACCACCACCGAGGCCGTCCGTTTGAGCCGGGTCCAGTCCGTGGCGGTGACCCGGGTGGTGCCCGACCCCGCCTCCTACGTGCCCGGCGTGCCACCGAGCGAGGTGACGCTCACGATCGGCTGGGGCGCGATCTCCCACGTCGACCTGGAGCCCGCCACCTGCGGGGACGAGAACTGCGAGGCCGACCACGGCTACACCGGCGCCATCACCGCCGACGACCTGTCCCTGCGGGTCAGCGAGGCCGCCGACGGCCCCGAGGCCGTGACCAACGTCCTGGCCTTCGCCAAGGCCCTCTCCGAGGCCACCGCCCGCTTCGCGAGCTGA
- a CDS encoding DUF3145 domain-containing protein, whose protein sequence is MSARGVLYVHSAQPALCPHIEWAVAGVLGIPVDLSWTPQPAQPGTVRTQAEWEARPGTAAAVTSSLMGWQRIRFEITEDASPGVDGSRNAYTPTLGAFTAVVGVNGDIMIPEDRLRNVMLMAAQGRVVLEEELDKLLGKQWDEELEPFRYAGDGAPVRWLHAAV, encoded by the coding sequence GTGTCTGCTCGTGGCGTGCTGTACGTCCACTCGGCTCAGCCCGCGCTGTGCCCGCACATCGAATGGGCGGTCGCGGGTGTCCTTGGCATACCCGTCGACCTGTCCTGGACCCCCCAGCCGGCCCAACCCGGCACGGTGCGTACCCAGGCCGAGTGGGAGGCGCGCCCCGGCACGGCCGCGGCCGTCACCTCGTCGCTCATGGGCTGGCAGCGCATCCGTTTCGAGATCACCGAGGACGCCTCTCCGGGCGTGGACGGCTCCCGGAACGCCTACACGCCGACGCTGGGCGCCTTCACCGCGGTGGTCGGCGTGAACGGCGACATCATGATCCCCGAGGACCGGCTGCGCAACGTCATGCTCATGGCCGCGCAGGGCCGTGTCGTGCTCGAGGAGGAGCTGGACAAGCTGCTCGGCAAGCAGTGGGACGAGGAGCTGGAGCCGTTCCGCTATGCCGGCGACGGCGCCCCCGTCCGCTGGCTCCACGCCGCCGTCTGA